The genomic region TGGAGAATCGTTTCAACTGGGCGATATTTCAAAGTACGAGGATAAAGGCGGCCGGATGAAGAAAGGGTTCTGGCAAGATCGTGGCAATTTGATCATTCAAGGGGGAATCGATTTCTCGAACGCTCCACGGACCGGAAACAGTAACGAAGACAAGTTCCGCATGTACGCCATCATGAAACTCCATAGCTACGGCTTCCATCGTTCGCACTGCGAGGAGGCACTGGAGCACCACAATGGAGATATCGACAAAGCGTTATCGCTGCTAttttcgaagtactttccTCCACCTTCCGATTTGCAGCTCCCGCCGGCTGAATACAACGATGATGAACTCAGCACCATGCGTGCGGATGAGCGGGAAGCTCTGGAATCGATCTACGATAAACTGTTTATTGAGAAAGAACGGAACCGAGTGTGGCAGCTGAAGTTCAAAATCGATCACTTGCTAGTGCACAGTCCATCGGAGAGGAAAAAGCAAGCTGAACGAGAAAAACAGCAGGCCGAGGAAGAGAGGCGTCGGCAGTTGGATGCActggcaaagaaaaagaaagtaaagaaggaaaaatgttgGAACTTTTCCAAAGGCAAGTGTCGCTATGGCAATCGATGCTATTATTCGCACGAAACGGATGAAACGCAACCTGGCGAGGAAAAGAAGAGTGACAAAAAAGGTGACAAAGCAGCTGACGAGGATCCGAATGTGTTCTTTTTAGAGGTGCGTTTCGATCCCGGCAACCGGTACCCTTTCGAGCGCCCGGTACTGTTGCTGAAAACCACATGTTCCGACATTCCGGAACAGTTGTGCCTTCGTGTGAACCGTCGCTTAGTTCAAGAGTGTGTCGAATTGACCCGGGATGGAATGCCGTGCATTTATACGGTGGCCGAGCTGCTACAAAACGATGAAGAAATAGGTCAGTACATCGAGCAAGATCGCTATCAGTTCCCAGATGCACGCCGGTCAATTTTTTACGAGCCCGAGCAGGATACTGGCGAAGAAGTGAAGACGGGTGAACTGGCAACGCACCATCAGCGGGGCACAACCGGTCGACAGACTGGTCCCCGTATGGATGTAGAGCAACTGCTAAAGGAAGATCGTAACATCGTGCGTAAGTTCATGGACAAACAAACGAATGGCGCCTACAAGGATATGCTTAGGAACCGACGAAACTTGCCAGCGTGGGCAAAGATGGGTGAAATTATCGCCCTAATGGAGTCGCATCAGATACTCGTCGTCAGTGGTGAAACGGGTTGCGGAAAGTCAACACAAGTGCCTCAGTTCCTGCTGGACAATTGGTTGCTGCAATCGTCGAAACTGGAACCCAACCAAAAGATGCGTCACGTAGAGATTATATGCACGCAACCGAGACGTCTGTCCGCGATCGGTGTGGCGGAACGGGTGGCAGAGGAGCGCAATGAGAAAATTGGCAATACGGTCGGCTATCAGATAAGGCTGGAGAACAAAATATCTTCCTCTACAAGGCTTACCTTCTGCACCACGGGTATCCTCCTGCGACGGCTACAGTCCGATCCAACGTTATCCACCGTGACGCACATCATAGTAGACGAGGTGCACGAGCGCAGTGAAGAGTCCGACTTTTTACTTCTGATCCTGAAGGAACTGCTTACGCAGCGCACCGATCTGAAGGTTATTCTGATGTCGGCCACGCTAAACTCGAACCTGTTCTCTAGCTACTTTAGTGACGTGCCGGTGTTGGATATTCCCGGTCGCACATTTCCCGTCGAGCAGGTGTTTTTAGAGGACATTTTAGAGCGCAGTGGCTTTGTGATGGAGCCTGACTCTCAGTACTGTCGAAAGCTACGCAAAGGAGAGCATGAGATGCTGCTTCAAGAAATGGAGTATTCCGACGTCCAAGCATCCAACGTGTTACCGGCGAAAACGATACGTGATGAGAACCTTAAAATGGCCGATATGTTTGCACGCTATTCCGGTATGTATAGGTTTCAggtttttatggtttattttaaaacaaatatcttCATTAGTATAAAGTTATACTACTACCAATGTTTACCCATAACTCTTCAAAAGTTATGGAAATTTGAAAAGTGTTGCATAAGTATGTAACCAGTTAATAAGAATGAATTAAAATCACGGAATAATTGATTTCCATAAAACCCGctgtcatttttgtttttttttaaatggttttgaAATCTCGAAACAgtcgaagaaaataaaataattacaataattttgaaaattctgGAACGTAGATAATACTACCTTCTAAACTGCATGTTCGTTAAACGGAAATATATCGACCTCGTTTTCATTCGTTACAGAATATTCGAAGCAAACGTGCAAGATGCTTTACCTCATGGACCCCCTCAAGATCAACCCGGAGCTGATCGAGCACGTGCTGACGTACATCGTGGACGATAACGCTCACAGCTGGCCCAAGGAAGGATCGATATTGATCTTCCTACCTGGTTTGGCAGAGATCCAAACGATGCACGAAGCGCTTAGCGAGAGCAGGTTGTTTGGCCCACGTGGCGATCGATTCGTGCTGATCCCGCTACACTCGATGCTCACGAACGAGGAGCAAGCGCTCGTCTTCCGGAAACCCCCGAAGGGCAAGCGTAAGATTGTACTTAGCACCAACATCGCGGAAACGTCCGTCACCATCGATGACTGCGTGTTCGTGATCGACTGCGGGCAGATGAAAGAGAAACGGTTCGACTCCAACCGCAACATGGAATCGCTCGAGATGGTGTGGGTATCGCGGGCCAATGCACTTCAGCGAAAGGGTCGTGCCGGCCGTGTGATGCCCGGCGTCTGTATCCACCTGTACACGAGACCTCGGTTTACGAACCACATTCTCGGTCAACCGGTGCCCGAAATACACCGCATCCCGCTGGAACCATTGCTGTTGCGCATCAAAACGCTTCCAACGCTGCAGGACCGTCCCATGGATGCGGTTCTTGGTGCGACCATCGAACCACCAAGTGTAGAAAACATTCAGGCGGCCAAGAAACGCCTGATCGATGTGGGCGCCCTGGACCTTGAGGAACAGCTTACGCCACTCGGACACCATCTGGCCGCGCTGCCCGTAGATGTGCGGATAGGCAAGCTGATGCTGTTCGGAGCGATCTTCCAGTGCCTCGACAGTGTGCTCACGATCGCGGCTATTCTCAGCTACAAGAGTCCCTTCGTGTCACCGTTCAGCAAGCGAGACGAAGCGGATAATCGCAAGCGACAGTTTGCGATAGCCAACAGCGACCACCTGACGATGCTTAGTGCATATCGCCGGTGGATGGAGGCGGCTCAGCGTAGCCGTTACGCCGGCCAGTGCTTCGCCGAGGAAAACTACCTCTCGGGGAAAACTCTCTCCACGATCGGTGATATGAAGTACCAGTTTCTTGAGCTGCTCGTGTCCATCGGGTTCGTGCCGATTGACCTATCGGGGCGAAGCCGGGCGAAACGGCAGCAGCTGGAGGACCTGGCGCAGCTGACCGGTTCGGAGCTGAACGTGAACGGAGCGAACAATCGACTGCTGGCGGCGATCCTCTGCGCCGCCCTCTACCCGAACGTTGTGAAAATTCTTACACCGGAGAAAAGCTTCGTTTCGAGTGGGAGTGGTGCCGTTCCACGCCTGCCCCAGGCATCCGATCTGCGCTTCAAAACGCAAGAGGACGGTTACGTCAGTCTCCATCCGTCTTCGATAAACGCCAACGTGGGCTACTTCGGATCGCCGTTCCTAGTGTATCAGGAGAAGGTTAAAACGTCGCGAATTTTCATCCGTGAGTCCACCATGGTGCCGCTGCTGCCGATGGTGCTTTTCTCCGGCAGTGACTTACAGATCGAGCTGCACGGTGGCGACTTTGTTATTCTGCTCGAAGGCGGCTGGCTAATGGTGCAAGCGGCCACCCATCAGATCGCCGAGATGATGAAGTTCCTACGGCTGGAGTTGGCCAAAATGCTTGAGCTGAAGATTAGCGATCCGTTGTTGAACCT from Anopheles coustani chromosome 3, idAnoCousDA_361_x.2, whole genome shotgun sequence harbors:
- the LOC131271616 gene encoding putative ATP-dependent RNA helicase DHX57 isoform X2, producing MRADEREALESIYDKLFIEKERNRVWQLKFKIDHLLVHSPSERKKQAEREKQQAEEERRRQLDALAKKKKVKKEKCWNFSKGKCRYGNRCYYSHETDETQPGEEKKSDKKGDKAADEDPNVFFLEVRFDPGNRYPFERPVLLLKTTCSDIPEQLCLRVNRRLVQECVELTRDGMPCIYTVAELLQNDEEIGQYIEQDRYQFPDARRSIFYEPEQDTGEEVKTGELATHHQRGTTGRQTGPRMDVEQLLKEDRNIVRKFMDKQTNGAYKDMLRNRRNLPAWAKMGEIIALMESHQILVVSGETGCGKSTQVPQFLLDNWLLQSSKLEPNQKMRHVEIICTQPRRLSAIGVAERVAEERNEKIGNTVGYQIRLENKISSSTRLTFCTTGILLRRLQSDPTLSTVTHIIVDEVHERSEESDFLLLILKELLTQRTDLKVILMSATLNSNLFSSYFSDVPVLDIPGRTFPVEQVFLEDILERSGFVMEPDSQYCRKLRKGEHEMLLQEMEYSDVQASNVLPAKTIRDENLKMADMFARYSEYSKQTCKMLYLMDPLKINPELIEHVLTYIVDDNAHSWPKEGSILIFLPGLAEIQTMHEALSESRLFGPRGDRFVLIPLHSMLTNEEQALVFRKPPKGKRKIVLSTNIAETSVTIDDCVFVIDCGQMKEKRFDSNRNMESLEMVWVSRANALQRKGRAGRVMPGVCIHLYTRPRFTNHILGQPVPEIHRIPLEPLLLRIKTLPTLQDRPMDAVLGATIEPPSVENIQAAKKRLIDVGALDLEEQLTPLGHHLAALPVDVRIGKLMLFGAIFQCLDSVLTIAAILSYKSPFVSPFSKRDEADNRKRQFAIANSDHLTMLSAYRRWMEAAQRSRYAGQCFAEENYLSGKTLSTIGDMKYQFLELLVSIGFVPIDLSGRSRAKRQQLEDLAQLTGSELNVNGANNRLLAAILCAALYPNVVKILTPEKSFVSSGSGAVPRLPQASDLRFKTQEDGYVSLHPSSINANVGYFGSPFLVYQEKVKTSRIFIRESTMVPLLPMVLFSGSDLQIELHGGDFVILLEGGWLMVQAATHQIAEMMKFLRLELAKMLELKISDPLLNLLHHEHGKRIIETIVHLISKE
- the LOC131271616 gene encoding putative ATP-dependent RNA helicase DHX57 isoform X1, whose product is MDAESQQLISDCFLKTIVIPRSTNTPIEPPPTKQPVKAELQVLRLKDESQNLIMDTLRAIHGESFQLGDISKYEDKGGRMKKGFWQDRGNLIIQGGIDFSNAPRTGNSNEDKFRMYAIMKLHSYGFHRSHCEEALEHHNGDIDKALSLLFSKYFPPPSDLQLPPAEYNDDELSTMRADEREALESIYDKLFIEKERNRVWQLKFKIDHLLVHSPSERKKQAEREKQQAEEERRRQLDALAKKKKVKKEKCWNFSKGKCRYGNRCYYSHETDETQPGEEKKSDKKGDKAADEDPNVFFLEVRFDPGNRYPFERPVLLLKTTCSDIPEQLCLRVNRRLVQECVELTRDGMPCIYTVAELLQNDEEIGQYIEQDRYQFPDARRSIFYEPEQDTGEEVKTGELATHHQRGTTGRQTGPRMDVEQLLKEDRNIVRKFMDKQTNGAYKDMLRNRRNLPAWAKMGEIIALMESHQILVVSGETGCGKSTQVPQFLLDNWLLQSSKLEPNQKMRHVEIICTQPRRLSAIGVAERVAEERNEKIGNTVGYQIRLENKISSSTRLTFCTTGILLRRLQSDPTLSTVTHIIVDEVHERSEESDFLLLILKELLTQRTDLKVILMSATLNSNLFSSYFSDVPVLDIPGRTFPVEQVFLEDILERSGFVMEPDSQYCRKLRKGEHEMLLQEMEYSDVQASNVLPAKTIRDENLKMADMFARYSEYSKQTCKMLYLMDPLKINPELIEHVLTYIVDDNAHSWPKEGSILIFLPGLAEIQTMHEALSESRLFGPRGDRFVLIPLHSMLTNEEQALVFRKPPKGKRKIVLSTNIAETSVTIDDCVFVIDCGQMKEKRFDSNRNMESLEMVWVSRANALQRKGRAGRVMPGVCIHLYTRPRFTNHILGQPVPEIHRIPLEPLLLRIKTLPTLQDRPMDAVLGATIEPPSVENIQAAKKRLIDVGALDLEEQLTPLGHHLAALPVDVRIGKLMLFGAIFQCLDSVLTIAAILSYKSPFVSPFSKRDEADNRKRQFAIANSDHLTMLSAYRRWMEAAQRSRYAGQCFAEENYLSGKTLSTIGDMKYQFLELLVSIGFVPIDLSGRSRAKRQQLEDLAQLTGSELNVNGANNRLLAAILCAALYPNVVKILTPEKSFVSSGSGAVPRLPQASDLRFKTQEDGYVSLHPSSINANVGYFGSPFLVYQEKVKTSRIFIRESTMVPLLPMVLFSGSDLQIELHGGDFVILLEGGWLMVQAATHQIAEMMKFLRLELAKMLELKISDPLLNLLHHEHGKRIIETIVHLISKE